In Micromonospora sp. WMMA1363, a genomic segment contains:
- a CDS encoding metallophosphoesterase encodes MRKRTLFRLSAGTAAVGAATLAYASLVERNMFTLRRYDVPVLPPGAESLRVLHLSDLHMMPDQRRKQRWVASLAGLDPDLVVVTGDNMAHPGAVPGVLRALQPLLDYPGAFVFGSNDYTGPVWRNPFTYFLPGREYAEGVGLPYDELRDVFTGAGWIDLNNARTTLKAGGRLIELVGVDDPHIERDDYAAVAGAVTPAADLSIALSHSPEPAVLDEMAADGFGLLLAGHTHGGQVCVPGVGALVTNCGLPRSMAKGLHRWPGSDSWLHVSAGLGTHPTAPIRFACPPEASVLTLIPR; translated from the coding sequence ATGCGAAAGCGCACCCTATTCCGGCTCTCCGCCGGGACCGCCGCCGTGGGCGCGGCCACCCTGGCGTACGCGTCTCTCGTCGAGCGCAACATGTTCACCCTGCGGCGGTACGACGTGCCGGTGCTGCCACCCGGCGCGGAGTCGCTCCGGGTCCTCCACCTGTCCGACCTGCACATGATGCCCGACCAGCGGCGCAAGCAACGCTGGGTGGCGTCGCTGGCCGGCCTGGACCCCGACCTGGTCGTCGTGACGGGCGACAACATGGCGCACCCCGGTGCGGTCCCCGGAGTGTTACGTGCCCTGCAGCCGCTGCTGGACTACCCGGGCGCGTTCGTGTTCGGCTCCAACGACTACACCGGCCCGGTCTGGCGAAACCCGTTCACCTACTTCCTGCCGGGCCGGGAGTACGCCGAGGGCGTCGGCCTGCCCTACGACGAGCTGCGCGACGTGTTCACCGGCGCCGGCTGGATCGACCTGAACAACGCCCGGACCACGCTCAAAGCGGGCGGTCGGCTCATCGAGCTGGTCGGCGTCGACGACCCACACATCGAGCGCGACGACTACGCCGCGGTCGCCGGCGCGGTCACCCCGGCGGCCGACCTGTCGATCGCGCTCAGCCACTCCCCGGAACCAGCGGTGCTCGACGAGATGGCCGCCGACGGGTTCGGACTGCTACTCGCCGGCCACACCCACGGTGGCCAGGTGTGCGTACCGGGCGTCGGTGCGCTGGTGACCAACTGCGGGCTGCCCCGGTCGATGGCGAAGGGCCTGCACCGCTGGCCCGGCTCGGACTCCTGGCTGCACGTCTCGGCCGGCCTCGGCACCCACCCGACCGCCCCGATCCGCTTTGCCTGCCCGCCGGAGGCGAGCGTCCTCACACTGATCCCGCGCTGA
- a CDS encoding helix-turn-helix domain-containing protein — protein MYPANIPEFYLPAEVAKILRCSEWWVKEQARRGRIPFCWIGGGYRFLPEHLAEIAQLFERRAAGSPPTPSVRSTHRKTGRTTSRRSGIPTQPATLTARVPPRARRALSQSAEAA, from the coding sequence ATGTACCCGGCCAACATCCCGGAGTTCTACCTGCCCGCCGAAGTGGCCAAGATTCTGAGATGCTCGGAATGGTGGGTGAAAGAGCAAGCCCGCCGTGGCCGCATTCCGTTCTGTTGGATCGGCGGAGGATATCGGTTCCTGCCCGAACATCTCGCGGAGATCGCGCAGTTGTTCGAACGACGCGCGGCCGGATCGCCGCCTACGCCGTCCGTCAGGTCCACTCATCGAAAGACCGGACGGACCACGAGCCGACGTAGCGGGATCCCGACTCAGCCCGCCACTCTTACCGCCCGAGTCCCGCCCCGAGCCCGGCGCGCTCTTTCTCAAAGTGCCGAAGCGGCCTGA